The window ACCTCGTTGGGGGAATGCATGTAGCGGTTGGGGATGGAGAGCAGCCCGGTGGGGACGCCCTTCCGGACCAGGTAGATCCCGTCCGCATCCGTGCGTGTGGCCCGGGGCGCGGCCTGGATGGTGTGCTTGATCCGGTTCTTGCGGGCCACCTCCACCAGGCGCTCGAAGACCAGCGGGTGGACGGCCGACCCGCGGGTGATGACCGGACCACCGCCCAGCTCGTGCTCGCCCAGCTCCTTCTTCTCCGCGTCGGGGACGTCCGTGCTGAACGTGACGTCCACCACCAGGGCCACGTCCGGCTCGAGGTCGTACGCGGACGTACGGGCACCTCCGCCCGAGTAGCCGATCTCCTCCTGCGTGGTGGCCACGGCCATCGCGCAGGCCTTCAGCGACTTCCGCTTGCGGGACAGGAGCCGCAGGGTCTCCAGGACCGTGTAGGCGCCGATGCGGTTGTCGATGGCACGGCTGGCGATGCGGTCTCCCGCCAGGGGCACGAGCCCCGCGTCCACGACCATCGGGTCGCCGACCGACAGGCCCATCCGGGTCACCGCCGCGCGGTCGGCCCCACCCACGTCCACCCACAGCTCTCGGGTCTTCGAAGCCTTGCCCCGCTCCTCCTCGCGCATGAGGTGGATGGGCTTCTTCCCGATCACCCCGATCACATCCCCCTTGGCGCCGAGCACGCGGACCCGCTGCCCCACGAGGACCTGGGGATCCCAGCCCCCGATCTCGCTGACGTACAGGTAGCCCTTCTCGTCGATGTGGGTGACCTGGAGACCGATCTCGTCGATGTGGCCGGCCAGCATGACCCGGGGCCGACCGGACGGGTTCACGGCGGCGACGGTGCTCCCGGTGACCAGGGTGCGGGTCTCGTCGGAGAAGGTGGCGGCTTCCTCACGCCAGACGCGGCTGGCGCGAAGCTCGAACCCGGAGGGTCCCGGCGCGTCGAGGAGACGGGTCAGGAAGTCCGTGGGCTTGTTCATGGGTCCTGTTCGGGAGGCGGTGGGCGTGGAGCCCCGGCGGGGGACGGGCGGCACCCGCGGCCTTCGCGGGCGTGGCAACCTAGAGACCAACGTGGGCCCCAGCCAGTTCTGGATGGGACAACCTGCGGGGGACTTGCGAGAGGCGTGCCGCGAAGGCCGGATGGGGCTCCGGAGCAGCGCCCGTTCAGGCCTCCGGCGGGCCCGCCGGGGCGTGGGGCTCCACCCGGATCACGGTGGCCTGCATCCAGCCGCTCTCCACCCGCTTGCGGGCGATGGCGCGCAGGCGCTTCATCCAGACCCGCCGGCTCGGCGGGAGGAGGAGGGAGAACCCCAGGAGGTCCGTCAGGATGCCCGGCGTGAGCAGCAGGGCGCCGCCGATCAGGACGCAGACGCCGCCCAGGAGCGCGTCGGTGGGCATGCGCCCCGACAGCAGCTCGCGCCGGGCGCCGAGCACGACCCGCAGGCCCTCCATGCGCGCCAGGACGGCGCCCACCAGCCCGGTCGTGATCACCAGGCCCAGCGTGGGCCAGAAGCCCACCCAGCGGCCCATCTGGAGCAGGAGGATGAGCTCCAGCACCGGGACGATCACGAAGAGCAGGGCGAGACGGGCCAACGCGGGGACTCCGTGAAGGGGTGGACCGGCGGTCCGGGCCCGGAGGGTCGCCCGATGGCGACCCCATCGCGCCCCCGCCCGCGATGGGCCGGGGACGTCCGGGTGACAT of the Gemmatimonadota bacterium genome contains:
- a CDS encoding FxsA family protein, producing MARLALLFVIVPVLELILLLQMGRWVGFWPTLGLVITTGLVGAVLARMEGLRVVLGARRELLSGRMPTDALLGGVCVLIGGALLLTPGILTDLLGFSLLLPPSRRVWMKRLRAIARKRVESGWMQATVIRVEPHAPAGPPEA
- a CDS encoding M42 family metallopeptidase, whose protein sequence is MNKPTDFLTRLLDAPGPSGFELRASRVWREEAATFSDETRTLVTGSTVAAVNPSGRPRVMLAGHIDEIGLQVTHIDEKGYLYVSEIGGWDPQVLVGQRVRVLGAKGDVIGVIGKKPIHLMREEERGKASKTRELWVDVGGADRAAVTRMGLSVGDPMVVDAGLVPLAGDRIASRAIDNRIGAYTVLETLRLLSRKRKSLKACAMAVATTQEEIGYSGGGARTSAYDLEPDVALVVDVTFSTDVPDAEKKELGEHELGGGPVITRGSAVHPLVFERLVEVARKNRIKHTIQAAPRATRTDADGIYLVRKGVPTGLLSIPNRYMHSPNEVVSLKDVQATARLMAAFIESLTPKTSFIPE